A genomic stretch from Mastacembelus armatus chromosome 7, fMasArm1.2, whole genome shotgun sequence includes:
- the pkig gene encoding cAMP-dependent protein kinase inhibitor gamma: protein MMDVETSYSDFINCDRTGRRNAVPDISGEGAVVASTSELTKDLQEMDLKSSEGDPGASPTPEAEGSTSQDAQESGDPS from the exons atgatggatgTGGAGACATCATACTCAGACTTTATCAACTGTGATCGCACCGGTCGCAGGAACGCAGTACCCGACATCTCAGGGGAAGGGGCAGTGGTGGCCAGCACAAGTGAACTCACCAAAGACCTGCAAGAGATGGACCTGAAGTCTTCAG AAGGAGACCCGGGGGCCTCCCCAACCCCTGAGGCAGAGGGCTCTACCAGCCAGGATGCCCAGGAAAGTGGAGACCCATCATAA